GAGAAATAAATATAGGTTTATATCGTTGATATTACTAATAAAAAAATGTTAAATAAATATTAATTTTATATATAATTAATATATTGTTAATACTATTTAAAATTTATAATTGTATAATAGAAAATACATATATTACATAAAAATTCCATTGATAAATAAAAATTTTGATTTTTTAGTATTTTATAGTACATATTTACGAGGAGAGGAATATAAAGATGAAAAAAATATCATTTATTAAACAGTATTTAAGACATCCTAAAAGTGTAGGAGCAATATTACCCAGCTCTAAATATCTAGCAAATAAGATGGTAGAGGGAATAGATTTCAAAAATGCCAGCTGTATTATTGAATATGGTCCCGGAACTGGAGTGTTTACTGAAAAATTACTTTCGAGAAGAAGAGCCAATACTATTATTTTATTAATGGAATTAAACGATAAATTTTATAATATGCTTAAAGCTAAATTTAAAAATGAAAAAAATTTATTTGTTATAAATGATTCTTCTGAGAACATTGATATTTATCTTAATAAATATAATATTAAATCTGTAGATTACATA
This genomic window from Clostridium pasteurianum DSM 525 = ATCC 6013 contains:
- a CDS encoding class I SAM-dependent methyltransferase is translated as MKKISFIKQYLRHPKSVGAILPSSKYLANKMVEGIDFKNASCIIEYGPGTGVFTEKLLSRRRANTIILLMELNDKFYNMLKAKFKNEKNLFVINDSSENIDIYLNKYNIKSVDYIVSGLPFASLPEKISRNILNKTREVLKEDGNFITFQYTLFKKEFIKQYFKKINIKREFRNIPPAYVFNCINCK